From one Macrobrachium nipponense isolate FS-2020 chromosome 37, ASM1510439v2, whole genome shotgun sequence genomic stretch:
- the LOC135209396 gene encoding serine/threonine-protein kinase max-2-like: MRHILQHTLPPALVGSRMIKMKLLSKCIAFAGSLIATVFWQGNTVSLNTDWNLLQENNNNNIIQDNVENCFPGSAWLKNTNLFMRKLAPLPPAIEAGEGNKAKRGIGLLPLLPRFLKEYLRSYNQKLFLRRSCSSCEGIVPGLGFKDFLKTGAALLLLAAVLGIEYYLTGIERSNRKTSADLQLETEELREEVDRLSQENEEFRSDNEREDLQAENEPLEEEHVQIEPIYNDVEINFISDESLQRQVQLVNFLGEGANGWTDIVLFNGERCVMKTAKGNKLPLDELQILAHLNGAGGAPKLLATSKKRCVMSMVGDCTLEDLITKSKYGQDFLLKAIKQVCDKIQEMHNKSILHNDIKPDNIIYNKATKEFSLIDFGLSTEIGERLLDIWDPEVFRRLFWMSPETKMYEPLCPKSDVYSVGVMMGSILDMFNWPRRKAIALANRAKSGRVEERPTLQEFMEELEQALRGKESRRRWKEKFGFKNIQKFFRNIRISSPGLMKKMMRKKKKDKTYPRPNPKTPLPSHKKKRNIWGKVRKKLQMPFKKS; this comes from the coding sequence ATGAGGCATATCCTACAACATACCTTACCGCCAGCGCTTGTCGGATCACGTATGATCAAAATGAAATTACTATCGAAATGCATTGCTTTTGCTGGATCTCTAATCGCTACAGTGTTTTGGCAGGGAAACACCGTTTCCCTGAATACAGATTGGAATCTCCTtcaggagaataataataataatataatacaggaCAATGTGGAAAATTGCTTCCCTGGATCTGCCTGGCTTAAGAACACGAATCTTTTCATGAGGAAACTTGCTCCACTGCCCCCCGCCATTGAAGCTGGCGAAGGTAACAAGGCAAAGCGAGGAATAGGACTACTTCCATTGTTGCCTCGATTCCTCAAGGAATATTTACGCAGTTACAACCAAAAGCTTTTCCTGAGACGTTCATGTAGTTCCTGCGAAGGTATAGTTCCTGGACTAGGTTTCAAGGACTTCCTAAAAACTGGGGCAGCACTTTTATTGCTCGCCGCCGTTCTGGGGATTGAGTACTACTTGACAGGAATTGAGCGCTCAAACCGAAAGACCTCTGCGGATCTCCAATTGGAAACGGAGGAGCTTCGGGAAGAGGTAGATCGATTGTCACAAGAGAATGAAGAATTCAGAAGCGACAATGAACGAGAAGACCTCCAAGCTGAAAATGAACCGCTGGAAGAAGAACACGTACAAATCGAGCCGATTTACAACGACGTGGAAATTAACTTCATCTCCGATGAGTCTCTCCAGCGTCAAGTCCAGCTGGTGAATTTCTTAGGCGAGGGAGCCAACGGATGGACAGACATCGTTCTGTTCAACGGGGAGCGTTGCGTCATGAAGACAGCCAAAGGGAACAAGCTGCCACTGGACGAGCTACAGATCTTGGCCCACCTGAACGGGGCAGGAGGAGCCCCGAAACTTCTGGCCACGTCCAAGAAGCGGTGCGTCATGTCGATGGTAGGAGACTGCACGTTGGAGGACTTGATAACAAAAAGCAAATACGGCCAAGATTTCCTGTTAAAGGCCATCAAGCAAGTCTGCGACAAAATACAGGAGATGCATAATAAATCAATTCTGCACAACGACATCAAACCGGacaacatcatttacaacaaGGCCACGAAGGAGTTCAGTCTCATCGATTTCGGCCTATCAACAGAAATAGGAGAGAGACTTTTGGATATCTGGGATCCAGAGGTGTTCCGAAGGCTCTTTTGGATGTCCCCCGAGACTAAAATGTATGAGCCATTATGTCCAAAATCAGATGTCTACTCGGTCGGAGTAATGATGGGTTCAATCTTAGACATGTTCAACTGGCCTAGACGAAAAGCCATTGCTCTTGCAAACAGAGCAAAGTCTGGAAGAGTCGAAGAAAGACCGACACTGCAGGAGTTCATGGAGGAGCTGGAACAGGCTCTGAGAGGCAAAGAATCTAGACGAAGATGGAAGGAAAAATTTGGATTCAAAAACATTCAAAAATTTTTCCGTAACATCAGAATTTCCAGCCCAGGACTAATGAAGAAAAtgatgaggaaaaagaaaaaagacaaaacttACCCGCGACCAAACCCAAAGACACCTCTGCCATCACATAAGAAGAAGCGCAATATTTGGGGCAAAGTCAGAAAGAAATTACAGATGCCATTCAAGAAGAGTTAG